The following proteins are co-located in the Myxocyprinus asiaticus isolate MX2 ecotype Aquarium Trade chromosome 44, UBuf_Myxa_2, whole genome shotgun sequence genome:
- the anxa13 gene encoding annexin A13 — MGNCYPTVVPYDDFDVVADIKAIRKACKGLGTDEQAIIDILANRCAAQRLEIKHAYFEKYDDELEEVLKRELSGNFEKAIIAMLDPPHVFAVKELRKAMKGAGTDEDVLVEILCTSTNAEIATYKETYTQVHDRDLESDIEGDTSGDVRRLLTFLLQGNRDESYDVDETLAEQDAISMFEAGEGCFGTDESTFSFILATRNYMQLQATFKAYEAISGTEILDAIDKETSGTLKDCYTTLVRCAKNPQLFFARRLNAAMKGAGTDEDTLIRIIVCRSEIDLETIKDMYLEKYDVSLKDAINSECGGDFKRLLLAILH, encoded by the exons CCAACAGTTGTTCCTTATGACGACTTTGATGTCGTTGCTGACATAAAGGCCATCCGCAAAGCCTGCAAAGGTTTAG gcaCTGATGAGCAAGCCATTATAGATATATTGGCCAATCGCTGTGCAGCTCAGAGACTGGAAATCAAACATGCATACTTCGAGAAATATGATGAT GAGTTGGAGGAGGTTTTGAAGCGTGAGCTGTCTGGTAATTTTGAGAAGGCCATCATCGCCATGTTGGATCCTCCTCATGTGTTTGCTGTGAAAGAGCTCAGGAAGGCCATGAAGGGTGCGGGCACAGACGAGGATGTCCTGGTGGAGATACTGTGCACTTCCACCAATGCT GAGATTGCCACTTACAAAGAGACCTACACCCAAG TGCATGACAGGGATTTGGAGTCAGACATTGAAGGAGACACCAGTGGGGATGTGAGGAGACTGCTGACGTTCCTTCTCCAG ggTAACAGAGATGAGAGCTACGATGTGGACGAAACATTGGCAGAGCAAGACGCCATCTCAATGTTTGAA GCTGGAGAGGGCTGTTTTGGCACAGATGAGTCCACCTTCAGCTTCATTCTGGCCACCAGGAACTACATGCAACTGCAGGCCACATTCAAAGCCTATGAAGCT ATTTCTGGTACAGAAATTTTGGATGCAATTGATAAGGAAACCTCTGGAACCCTGAAGGACTGCTACACCACACTTG TGCGATGTGCTAAGAACCCTCAGCTGTTCTTCGCTCGGAGGCTGAACGCTGCTATGAAAGGTGCCGGCACTGACGAAGACACTCTCATCCGCATCATTGTGTGTCGCTCCGAG ATTGATCTGGAGACCATTAAAGACATGTACCTGGAGAAATATGACGTGTCTCTGAAAGACGCCATCAACTCAGAATGCGGTGGAGATTTCAAGCGCCTCCTGCTGGCCATCCTACACTGA